From Candidatus Aenigmatarchaeota archaeon, the proteins below share one genomic window:
- a CDS encoding 50S ribosomal protein L35ae — MKGLILSYRRGKNTQNVNQMLVEVEGIDTKEKAQQLIGKKVIWKTPGKKEIKGEFIGVHGTKGVLRAKFERNLPGQSISTQVEILD, encoded by the coding sequence ATGAAAGGCTTGATATTGAGTTACAGAAGGGGAAAAAACACCCAAAATGTCAATCAGATGTTAGTGGAAGTTGAAGGCATAGATACAAAGGAAAAGGCCCAGCAATTGATAGGAAAGAAAGTCATCTGGAAAACACCAGGAAAAAAGGAAATAAAAGGGGAATTTATAGGGGTCCATGGGACAAAAGGTGTCCTAAGGGCAAAGTTTGAAAGAAACTTGCCAGGACAATCCATCTCAACACAAGTGGAAATATTGGATTGA
- a CDS encoding TldD/PmbA family protein yields MIQDLMERILEILSQTYYGDVRYESNKSTIIGKNKSEENVSFGSSHGICVRVISNDIWYYLGFNTIDEEKIISEVNRLVKNVGKKKSNIWIQDGWEIDKISEIKEDPDKIKVEEKIDVIRDIYKKLTSNQKIVNASVSIGHSKAETIFMNTEGSKLRQVLPYFRFVMSVTSKEGKNLENDYFVTSKQGGYEIFKEVNLEEEIDKVVRNSIEMLRAKRLDGGRYDIIVDPEVSGVIAHESFGHGLEADQVMRNRSYLSNLLGKKIISDLVTVHDNPTLKGERGFTFFDDEGIKPKDNILVENGILKGFLHDRQSCMYMKMEPTGSARAQDFSRKVFVRMSNTYISPGDWKLEELIEDTKNGYYLVKNLTGMEDPLGGNMQMVTHKAFKIEKGELKDLYKGVTISGKVLEFLNKVDAVTRDFSIRGGGCGKGHEDYVGTSTGGPHMRVRGAIIG; encoded by the coding sequence ATGATTCAAGACCTAATGGAAAGGATACTTGAAATATTGTCTCAAACATATTACGGAGATGTCAGGTATGAATCCAATAAATCAACAATAATAGGAAAGAACAAGAGTGAGGAAAATGTTTCCTTCGGTTCCTCCCATGGCATCTGTGTGAGGGTGATATCCAATGATATCTGGTATTATTTGGGTTTTAACACAATAGATGAAGAAAAAATAATCTCTGAAGTGAATCGTCTAGTGAAAAATGTTGGAAAAAAGAAATCTAATATATGGATACAGGATGGTTGGGAAATTGATAAAATAAGTGAAATTAAAGAAGACCCGGATAAAATAAAGGTTGAAGAGAAGATTGATGTAATAAGGGATATTTACAAAAAGTTGACCTCCAATCAAAAGATAGTTAATGCATCTGTTTCTATTGGCCATTCAAAGGCTGAAACAATATTCATGAACACAGAAGGTTCAAAACTAAGGCAAGTGCTTCCTTATTTTAGATTTGTGATGTCAGTAACATCCAAAGAAGGTAAAAATCTGGAGAATGACTATTTTGTCACATCAAAACAAGGTGGATATGAGATATTCAAAGAAGTAAATCTGGAAGAAGAAATTGATAAGGTTGTCAGAAACTCAATAGAAATGCTCAGGGCAAAAAGGCTGGATGGGGGAAGATATGATATAATAGTTGACCCTGAGGTTTCTGGTGTTATAGCCCATGAATCCTTCGGCCATGGACTTGAAGCCGACCAGGTGATGAGAAACAGATCCTATCTATCTAACCTTTTGGGGAAAAAGATAATATCAGACCTTGTGACAGTACACGACAATCCAACTTTAAAAGGAGAAAGAGGTTTCACATTCTTTGATGATGAAGGTATAAAACCAAAAGACAACATACTAGTTGAGAATGGTATACTTAAAGGTTTCCTGCATGACAGGCAATCCTGCATGTATATGAAAATGGAGCCAACCGGAAGTGCAAGGGCCCAGGATTTTTCGAGAAAAGTTTTTGTAAGGATGAGCAACACCTATATATCTCCCGGTGATTGGAAACTGGAAGAACTAATAGAAGACACAAAAAACGGATATTACCTTGTTAAAAACTTAACAGGTATGGAAGACCCATTGGGTGGTAATATGCAAATGGTAACCCACAAGGCATTTAAAATAGAGAAGGGGGAATTGAAAGACCTTTACAAAGGCGTGACAATTTCTGGAAAAGTGCTTGAATTCTTGAATAAAGTTGATGCTGTTACAAGAGACTTCAGCATCAGGGGTGGAGGTTGTGGGAAGGGACATGAAGATTATGTTGGAACAAGCACGGGAGGACCACATATGAGAGTGAGGGGGGCGATAATAGGATGA
- a CDS encoding nucleotidyltransferase domain-containing protein — protein MPFEFDFEKELEKPLFLEEDIRPTFVEREDSAKTENLKNKDEHPSAYSRVVEFTRRIKKMYGDIIKSVLIFGSAARKEAKKTSDIDVWVVIDDTNTKTTEDILKVKTQLQLVGQDMRDIHVQINGLTEFWGWMKVGSPELFNFLRDGLVIYDTGFIKPVQRMLKMGLFPPSDETINLKVRSCDSLVKRVEASWRADVFDLRYAATDICQSVIMYYYKEMPDQKRIPEFLEKLVKEHGLEKEYIQKFLDLNKLWKDLDHKLVNTITPEYVAKADKLARDIIERMKKFLPKDLQEVEGLEMMI, from the coding sequence ATGCCATTTGAATTCGATTTTGAGAAGGAACTGGAAAAACCTCTTTTCCTTGAAGAGGATATAAGACCGACTTTTGTTGAAAGAGAAGATAGTGCAAAAACAGAGAATTTGAAAAATAAAGATGAACATCCATCAGCCTATTCAAGGGTTGTTGAGTTTACAAGAAGAATAAAAAAGATGTACGGGGATATAATAAAATCAGTGCTTATTTTTGGCTCAGCCGCAAGAAAAGAGGCAAAAAAAACGTCAGACATTGATGTTTGGGTAGTCATTGATGACACAAACACAAAGACAACCGAGGATATACTGAAGGTGAAGACACAATTACAATTGGTTGGTCAGGATATGAGGGATATACATGTTCAAATAAACGGACTAACAGAATTTTGGGGCTGGATGAAAGTTGGTTCTCCAGAATTGTTCAATTTCTTGAGAGATGGTTTGGTTATATATGATACAGGATTTATAAAACCTGTACAAAGAATGCTCAAGATGGGTCTATTTCCCCCAAGTGATGAAACCATAAACCTAAAAGTTAGATCGTGTGATAGTCTTGTAAAGAGGGTTGAGGCTTCTTGGAGGGCAGACGTGTTTGACCTTAGGTATGCGGCTACTGATATTTGTCAGTCTGTTATAATGTATTACTACAAGGAAATGCCGGACCAGAAGAGGATCCCAGAGTTTCTCGAGAAATTAGTCAAGGAGCATGGTCTGGAAAAGGAATATATTCAGAAGTTCTTGGATCTTAATAAACTCTGGAAGGACTTGGATCACAAGTTAGTCAATACTATAACCCCGGAGTATGTGGCAAAGGCGGATAAGTTGGCAAGAGATATAATTGAGAGAATGAAAAAATTCCTGCCAAAAGATCTACAGGAAGTTGAAGGATTAGAGATGATGATTTAA
- a CDS encoding nucleotidyltransferase domain-containing protein — protein sequence MERKKEENREPVFEELKTKEERMDRVNKFKEKVLQKYGDKIKCIVVMGSVVRDEFKPKSDIDVFIVADDTEREMTFEEKQKMDEDILKMAQEISPNLSFQPLYSLTEFMDYARIGHPIIYNFIKEGYAVFDTGFFTPFQRLLRQGRIPMTREAIEIYMDGAPKKLLRAKTVKLLMLAEDCFYAMLNSAQAVLMFMGVEPPVPNKAYEEVKRYLVEPGLLEPEYAEQLREIIEIRKKIEHKEIMDVTGQFVDEWIEKSEKFIDKMYDLLTKLEEKKKQKVLERTYQVMKKTFTTSLKEINKLPKKDEDVPLEFRKQFIENKLIDTYYWDVWKKIDVMKSLADKGKLDKIPERDVYQVREYAKNLIREVTRVLKEKGK from the coding sequence ATGGAGAGAAAAAAAGAGGAAAACAGGGAACCTGTCTTTGAGGAATTAAAGACAAAAGAGGAAAGGATGGACAGGGTTAATAAGTTCAAAGAGAAGGTTCTCCAAAAATATGGTGATAAAATAAAATGTATAGTTGTCATGGGTTCTGTTGTAAGGGATGAATTCAAGCCTAAATCGGATATAGATGTTTTCATAGTTGCTGATGACACCGAAAGAGAGATGACATTTGAGGAAAAGCAGAAGATGGATGAAGACATATTGAAAATGGCACAGGAAATATCCCCAAACCTTTCCTTCCAACCTTTGTATAGTTTAACAGAATTCATGGATTATGCCAGAATAGGTCATCCAATAATATACAATTTTATAAAAGAGGGTTATGCTGTTTTTGATACGGGATTTTTCACACCATTTCAGAGGTTATTGAGACAAGGAAGAATACCCATGACCAGGGAGGCAATAGAAATATACATGGACGGTGCTCCAAAGAAGTTGTTGAGGGCAAAGACAGTTAAACTTTTGATGCTGGCTGAGGACTGCTTTTATGCTATGTTAAATTCAGCTCAGGCTGTTCTAATGTTTATGGGAGTTGAACCACCTGTTCCAAACAAGGCCTATGAAGAGGTCAAGAGGTATTTGGTTGAACCGGGTTTGCTTGAACCTGAATACGCAGAGCAATTGAGGGAGATAATAGAAATAAGGAAGAAAATAGAGCACAAGGAGATAATGGATGTAACTGGGCAATTTGTTGATGAGTGGATAGAAAAATCTGAGAAATTTATAGATAAGATGTATGATCTTTTGACAAAACTTGAGGAAAAGAAGAAGCAGAAGGTTCTCGAGAGGACTTATCAGGTTATGAAGAAGACATTTACTACATCCCTAAAGGAAATAAACAAGTTACCAAAGAAAGATGAAGATGTACCATTAGAATTCAGAAAACAATTTATAGAGAACAAACTGATAGACACATACTATTGGGATGTTTGGAAAAAGATAGATGTGATGAAAAGTCTCGCTGACAAGGGTAAATTGGATAAAATACCTGAAAGAGATGTTTATCAAGTTAGGGAATATGCTAAAAACCTGATAAGAGAGGTTACAAGGGTTTTAAAGGAAAAGGGAAAATAA
- a CDS encoding TldD/PmbA family protein: MIEKIVKQTESLVKDFDVYFQETEINEVHLQKNEINFINKVYDSGYGIRVFNGGIGFSSSSNKSKDAIKTTVENAIRSSKITHRVDFEFPKQGRYNKVEVIDKRIRKEESALKYTQEIVQNIPNDILLSFGKIRTYDTSIHIINSEGLDVKREETYFMIELSLIAEKNGKRMEFWPHEFRRRLEDISMEDIEKWIKIAKDQTIAIEPKTEKTTVIFSPSAVLDGLGSVLGSHSTGSSKVNGTTKLSPNEKIGDDKLTIISDGLYPYGLGTSSFDDEGVPQRKTPLIENGIFKGYVYDQFYSIKDGVESTGNGLKQSDVFFMINGKYLAQPSNQISNFFVQGGDISFEEIVRETKNGVLIEQFSWLDPDPVTGKFSSEIRAGYYIRKGEIYEPIKGGLVIGNIFEMLKNIQFISNKPIVCSGHNMFAGVCPYISFENLQVAGS; this comes from the coding sequence ATGATCGAGAAAATTGTTAAACAAACTGAAAGTTTAGTTAAGGATTTTGATGTCTATTTTCAGGAAACTGAAATAAATGAGGTTCACCTCCAAAAAAATGAAATAAATTTCATCAACAAGGTTTACGATTCCGGGTATGGTATAAGAGTTTTTAATGGGGGGATAGGCTTCAGTTCCAGCAGCAACAAATCAAAGGATGCAATCAAAACAACAGTGGAAAATGCCATAAGATCATCAAAGATTACGCATAGAGTTGACTTTGAGTTTCCAAAACAGGGAAGATACAATAAAGTTGAAGTAATAGATAAAAGGATAAGAAAGGAAGAATCTGCTCTAAAATACACGCAAGAAATTGTCCAAAATATCCCAAATGATATACTACTTTCTTTTGGAAAAATAAGGACTTACGACACATCAATTCATATAATAAATTCCGAGGGGCTGGATGTTAAAAGGGAAGAAACATACTTTATGATTGAATTGTCCCTGATAGCTGAAAAAAACGGTAAAAGGATGGAATTCTGGCCACATGAGTTTAGGAGGAGACTGGAGGACATCTCCATGGAAGACATAGAAAAGTGGATTAAAATAGCAAAGGACCAAACAATAGCAATAGAGCCAAAAACAGAAAAAACAACAGTTATATTTTCCCCATCAGCTGTACTAGATGGATTGGGTAGTGTCCTGGGTTCACATTCAACCGGATCTTCCAAAGTCAATGGGACAACCAAACTTTCACCAAATGAAAAAATAGGGGATGATAAATTGACAATTATTTCTGATGGTTTATATCCATATGGACTTGGTACGAGCAGCTTTGATGATGAGGGGGTTCCTCAGAGGAAGACGCCACTGATTGAAAATGGTATATTTAAAGGATATGTATATGACCAATTCTATTCCATAAAAGATGGTGTTGAATCAACGGGAAATGGCCTGAAACAAAGTGATGTTTTCTTTATGATAAATGGAAAATATCTGGCCCAGCCATCCAACCAAATATCCAACTTTTTTGTTCAAGGAGGCGATATAAGTTTTGAAGAAATTGTCAGAGAAACAAAAAACGGTGTGCTCATAGAACAGTTTAGCTGGCTTGATCCTGATCCTGTTACTGGCAAGTTTTCTTCTGAAATAAGGGCAGGTTATTATATAAGAAAGGGTGAGATATATGAGCCGATAAAAGGGGGGTTAGTTATAGGAAACATATTTGAGATGTTGAAAAACATCCAGTTTATTTCAAATAAACCTATTGTCTGCTCAGGACACAATATGTTTGCTGGTGTCTGTCCTTATATTAGTTTTGAGAATTTGCAGGTTGCCGGGTCTTAG